One part of the Truepera radiovictrix DSM 17093 genome encodes these proteins:
- a CDS encoding methylenetetrahydrofolate reductase, protein MSYLQPDYTPRVSIELVARSLEGLAAELETIRARFPFVDTVNIPDLTRFALRSTDACAAAQRCVRRAIPHLRAVATDLKDLRPLLRHLDEAELHEVLVVAGDPPADMRYAVYPTSSVQLIRAIKAALPHVTVYAALDPYRQSFVRERDYALEKLEAGASGLFTQPFFDLRLMHVYRELLPGVTLYWGVTTVTTARSLGYWQTRNRAIFPADFAPTLAWSRDFAARALEFARQTRSNLYFMPIKSRLEDFLGGVLTPQRLGVGAV, encoded by the coding sequence TTGTCTTACCTGCAACCCGACTACACCCCCCGCGTCTCCATCGAACTCGTCGCCCGCAGCCTCGAAGGCTTGGCCGCAGAGCTCGAGACCATCCGGGCGCGCTTTCCCTTCGTGGACACCGTCAACATCCCCGACCTCACGCGCTTCGCGCTGCGCAGCACGGACGCCTGCGCGGCGGCCCAGCGGTGCGTGCGCCGCGCCATCCCGCACCTGCGGGCGGTCGCCACCGACCTCAAAGACCTCAGGCCCCTCCTGAGGCACCTCGACGAGGCCGAGCTCCACGAGGTGTTGGTGGTCGCGGGCGACCCCCCGGCCGACATGCGCTACGCGGTCTACCCCACGTCTAGCGTGCAGCTCATCCGAGCGATCAAGGCGGCGCTACCGCACGTCACGGTCTACGCCGCCCTCGACCCCTACCGCCAGTCGTTCGTCAGAGAACGTGACTACGCGCTTGAAAAGCTCGAGGCCGGCGCGAGCGGCCTCTTTACCCAACCCTTTTTCGACCTCAGGCTCATGCACGTCTACCGCGAGCTGCTCCCCGGCGTCACCCTCTACTGGGGCGTGACGACGGTGACCACGGCGCGCTCGCTGGGGTACTGGCAGACCCGCAACCGCGCGATCTTCCCCGCCGACTTCGCGCCGACGCTCGCCTGGAGCCGCGACTTCGCGGCGCGGGCGCTCGAGTTTGCGCGGCAGACCCGCAGCAACCTCTACTTCATGCCGATTAAAAGCCGTTTGGAGGACTTTTTGGGGGGCGTGCTGACGCCGCAGCGCCTGGGCGTGGGGGCGGTATGA
- the metH gene encoding methionine synthase, giving the protein MKRKASAAALQEALKRRVLVLDGAMGTMIQRHNLTEADFRGARFRNHDRPLRGANDLLTLTQPELIEGIHRAYLEAGADIIETNTFSATRVGMSEYGVDEVLYELNVQAARLARRAADALSTPDKPRFVAGALGPTNRTASMSPDVNNPGFRAVDFDTLVASYYEQVRGLLEGGADIILIETVFDTLNCKAALFAAESVFEDVGVQLPLMVSGTITDASGRTLSGQTLEAFLISVSHAPLLSVGLNCALGPKELGPYVAELSRLTGLYTSVYPNAGLPNAFGGYDETPASMQRTMAAWLNEGWVNLIGGCCGTTPEHIAAFAEAAAGVPPRVPPELPPLSAFAGLEPLVLRSDSNFVNVGERTNVTGSKKFLRLIREERFDEALSVAREQVEGGAQIIDVNMDEAMLDAERAMVRFLNLVAAEPDIARVPVMLDASKFEVLESGLKRLQGKGIVNSLSLKEGEAVFREQAARVRRYGAAVVVMAFDERGQADTFERRIEICARAYRILVHEVGFPPQDIIFDPNIFPVATGIEGHNRYALDFFRATRWIKEHLPGALVSGGVSNVSFSFRGNTRVREAMHAAFLYHARQAGMDMGIVNPAMLEVYEQIPKDLLEHVEDVLLDRRPDATERLLAFAASVKGGDQKGAKDEAWRAQGVEKRLEHALVKGVTDFIEADTEEARQRLGSPLAVIEGPLMAGMNVVGDLFGSGKMFLPQVVKSARVMKRAVAYLTPYLEAEKAGERTSAGKVLLATVKGDVHDIGKNIVGVVLACNGFEVLDLGVMVPTEKILETAERENVDVIGLSGLITPSLDEMVEVARALERRGSRTPLLIGGATTSRVHTAVKIAPQYSGLTVHVLDASRSVGVAARAASATERPKLHAEVRAQYAELRRQHERRQLGRQLIPLAQARANAPRLTYAPTPPSFLGVRAFDDYPLSELVAYIDWTPFFLAWELSGRYPHILDDPVVGEAARRLFEDAQTTLGELVAGEKLRARGVVGFFPAARVGDDIELYMDERRTEVRAVLHTLRQQGGKREGQPNLALADFVAPKGERDYVGGFAVAIHGAEALAAAYERQHDDYSAILVKALADRLAEAFAERLHERVRRELWGYAPDEALTNDDLIRERYRGIRPAPGYPAQPDHTEKATLFGLLDAETLAGVRLTESFAMHPGAAVSGLYFAHPEARYFGVGKLGRDQVADYAARKGAALREVERWLAPNLAYDPSAPQEAEPEVLAPTP; this is encoded by the coding sequence ATGAAGCGCAAGGCCTCCGCAGCCGCCTTACAAGAGGCCCTCAAACGCCGCGTCCTGGTCTTAGACGGCGCCATGGGGACGATGATCCAGCGCCACAATCTTACGGAAGCCGACTTTCGCGGCGCGCGCTTTCGGAACCACGACCGGCCCCTGAGGGGCGCCAACGACCTTCTGACGCTGACGCAGCCCGAGCTGATCGAGGGGATTCACCGCGCTTACCTCGAGGCCGGCGCCGACATCATCGAGACGAACACCTTTAGCGCCACCCGGGTCGGTATGAGCGAGTACGGCGTCGACGAGGTCCTCTATGAGCTCAACGTCCAGGCCGCCCGCCTCGCCCGCCGCGCCGCCGACGCTCTTTCCACGCCCGACAAACCGCGCTTCGTCGCCGGGGCCTTGGGGCCGACGAACCGCACCGCGAGCATGTCGCCGGACGTCAACAACCCCGGCTTCCGGGCGGTCGACTTCGACACCCTGGTCGCGAGCTACTACGAGCAGGTGCGCGGACTTTTAGAGGGCGGCGCCGACATCATCTTGATCGAGACGGTGTTCGACACGCTCAACTGCAAAGCGGCGCTCTTTGCTGCCGAATCAGTTTTTGAGGACGTCGGCGTGCAGCTCCCGCTGATGGTCTCGGGGACCATCACCGACGCTTCGGGGCGGACGCTCTCAGGGCAGACCTTAGAGGCGTTTTTGATCTCCGTCTCGCACGCGCCGCTCTTGTCCGTGGGCCTCAACTGCGCGCTCGGGCCCAAGGAGCTGGGGCCTTACGTCGCCGAGCTCTCGCGGCTGACGGGGCTTTACACCAGCGTCTACCCCAACGCCGGGCTGCCGAACGCCTTCGGCGGCTACGACGAGACGCCCGCGTCGATGCAGCGGACTATGGCGGCGTGGCTCAACGAGGGCTGGGTCAACCTCATCGGCGGCTGCTGCGGCACCACGCCCGAGCACATCGCGGCGTTCGCCGAGGCCGCCGCCGGGGTGCCGCCGCGCGTGCCGCCCGAGCTGCCCCCCCTGAGCGCGTTCGCCGGGCTCGAGCCGCTCGTGCTGCGCAGTGACAGCAACTTCGTCAACGTCGGCGAGCGCACCAACGTCACCGGCTCGAAGAAGTTTTTGCGCCTGATTCGCGAGGAACGCTTCGACGAGGCGCTCTCGGTGGCGCGCGAGCAGGTCGAGGGCGGCGCGCAGATCATCGACGTCAACATGGACGAGGCGATGCTCGACGCGGAGCGCGCGATGGTGCGCTTTCTCAACCTCGTCGCCGCCGAACCCGACATCGCCCGCGTCCCGGTGATGCTCGACGCGTCGAAGTTCGAGGTTCTGGAGTCGGGCCTCAAACGCCTGCAGGGCAAGGGCATCGTCAACTCGCTCTCGCTTAAAGAGGGCGAGGCGGTCTTTCGCGAACAGGCGGCGCGGGTCCGGCGCTACGGCGCGGCGGTCGTGGTGATGGCCTTTGACGAGCGGGGCCAAGCGGACACCTTCGAGAGGCGCATCGAGATCTGCGCGCGGGCCTACCGCATCCTGGTCCACGAGGTGGGCTTCCCCCCCCAGGACATCATCTTCGACCCCAACATCTTCCCCGTCGCCACCGGCATCGAGGGGCACAACCGCTACGCGCTGGACTTTTTCCGCGCGACCCGCTGGATCAAAGAGCACCTGCCGGGGGCGCTCGTCTCGGGCGGGGTGTCTAACGTCTCGTTCTCTTTTCGGGGCAACACCCGGGTGCGCGAGGCGATGCACGCGGCTTTTCTCTACCACGCGCGGCAGGCGGGGATGGATATGGGCATCGTCAACCCGGCCATGCTGGAGGTCTACGAACAGATCCCCAAAGACCTCCTAGAGCACGTCGAGGACGTTCTCTTGGACCGCCGCCCGGACGCCACCGAACGGCTTTTGGCCTTCGCCGCGTCGGTCAAGGGGGGTGACCAAAAGGGGGCCAAGGACGAGGCGTGGCGGGCGCAGGGGGTCGAGAAGCGGCTCGAGCACGCGCTCGTCAAGGGCGTCACGGACTTTATCGAAGCCGACACCGAGGAGGCGCGGCAGCGTCTCGGGAGCCCCCTAGCGGTCATCGAGGGGCCTCTCATGGCCGGGATGAACGTCGTCGGCGACCTTTTCGGGAGCGGCAAGATGTTTTTGCCGCAAGTCGTCAAGAGCGCGCGGGTGATGAAGCGGGCGGTGGCGTACTTAACGCCTTACCTGGAGGCCGAAAAGGCTGGCGAGAGAACGAGCGCCGGCAAGGTCCTGCTCGCGACCGTCAAGGGCGACGTGCACGACATCGGCAAAAACATCGTCGGGGTGGTTCTGGCCTGCAACGGCTTCGAGGTTCTGGACCTCGGGGTGATGGTGCCCACCGAGAAAATCCTAGAGACGGCCGAAAGGGAAAACGTCGACGTCATCGGGCTCTCGGGGCTCATCACGCCGTCGCTCGACGAGATGGTGGAGGTCGCGCGCGCCTTGGAGCGCCGCGGCAGCCGCACCCCGCTCCTTATCGGCGGGGCGACGACGAGCCGGGTGCACACGGCGGTGAAGATCGCCCCGCAGTACAGCGGGCTGACGGTGCACGTCCTGGACGCCTCGAGGAGCGTCGGGGTGGCCGCGCGCGCGGCGAGCGCCACCGAGCGCCCCAAACTGCACGCGGAGGTGCGCGCGCAGTACGCCGAGCTGCGGCGCCAGCACGAAAGGCGGCAGCTCGGGCGGCAGCTCATCCCCTTGGCGCAGGCGCGCGCGAACGCGCCGCGGCTGACCTACGCCCCGACCCCCCCCAGCTTTCTGGGCGTGCGCGCCTTCGACGACTACCCGCTCTCGGAGCTCGTCGCCTACATCGACTGGACGCCCTTTTTCCTCGCGTGGGAGCTCTCGGGGCGCTACCCCCACATCCTCGACGACCCCGTGGTCGGCGAGGCGGCGCGGCGGCTCTTCGAGGACGCGCAAACCACGCTTGGCGAGCTGGTGGCAGGTGAGAAGTTGCGGGCCCGCGGGGTGGTCGGCTTCTTCCCGGCAGCGCGCGTCGGCGACGACATCGAGCTCTACATGGACGAGCGCCGCACGGAGGTGCGCGCGGTGCTCCACACCCTGCGCCAACAGGGGGGCAAACGCGAGGGGCAGCCGAACCTCGCGCTCGCCGACTTCGTCGCGCCCAAAGGCGAGCGCGACTACGTGGGGGGGTTCGCGGTCGCCATCCACGGGGCGGAGGCGCTCGCCGCCGCCTACGAGCGTCAGCACGACGACTACAGCGCGATCTTGGTCAAAGCCCTCGCTGACCGGCTCGCCGAGGCGTTCGCCGAAAGGCTCCACGAGCGCGTCCGGCGCGAGCTGTGGGGGTACGCGCCGGACGAAGCGCTCACGAACGACGACCTCATCCGCGAGCGCTACCGCGGCATCCGCCCCGCCCCGGGCTACCCGGCGCAGCCCGACCACACTGAAAAGGCGACCCTCTTCGGGCTCTTGGACGCAGAAACCCTAGCGGGCGTGCGCCTCACCGAAAGCTTCGCCATGCACCCCGGCGCGGCCGTGTCGGGTCTCTACTTCGCCCACCCCGAGGCGCGCTACTTCGGCGTCGGCAAACTCGGGCGCGACCAGGTCGCGGACTACGCGGCGCGCAAGGGGGCGGCGCTGCGGGAGGTCGAGAGGTGGCTCGCGCCGAACCTCGCCTACGACCCGAGCGCCCCCCAAGAGGCCGAGCCGGAGGTCCTAGCGCCTACTCCCTAG
- a CDS encoding MFS transporter, whose translation MSWQRTLYIMVFAQLTSSVGFSIMFPFLPRYVAFLGSSTGLSLELLAALVFSAQALTMTIASPIWGAVSDRVGRKPMVERAAYSGAVTLALMAFVPNAEALVLLRALQGFLTGTVSAGNALVAASAPRERVGYAMGLLQLGLGSGVAIGPFIGGLLSDAFGYRTAFLVTAALLALSGLLVTFGVRETFVRPPKKARSGVLRGWGRILRAPQVGTLYSLSFLNWLGRNMLTPILPLFIATLPLAAGGANTTIGLIVGVAAATGTVSAIYLGRLGDRLGHRWILILCASAAALLYLPQSLVTQVWQLLVLQALTGVAVGGMTPAIAALLARYTEPGAEGVVYGLDNAIVSASRTVAPLLGAAVVELVRVGGPRLGWGLSFDDAYRSIFVVTSGFFLLAALLALVRLPLAKPQQPVRARE comes from the coding sequence ATGTCGTGGCAGCGCACCCTCTACATCATGGTCTTCGCGCAGCTCACCTCGTCGGTCGGGTTCTCCATCATGTTCCCCTTTCTGCCCCGCTACGTGGCGTTTTTGGGCTCGAGCACGGGGCTGAGTCTCGAGCTTCTGGCGGCGCTCGTCTTTTCCGCCCAGGCGCTCACCATGACCATCGCCTCGCCCATCTGGGGGGCGGTCTCAGACCGCGTCGGGCGCAAACCGATGGTCGAGCGCGCGGCCTATAGCGGCGCCGTGACGCTCGCGCTGATGGCGTTCGTGCCGAACGCCGAAGCCTTGGTGCTGCTGCGGGCGCTGCAGGGCTTTTTGACCGGCACCGTCTCGGCGGGCAACGCGCTGGTCGCCGCGAGCGCCCCCCGCGAACGGGTGGGCTACGCCATGGGGCTTTTGCAGCTCGGGCTCGGGAGCGGCGTCGCGATCGGCCCCTTTATCGGCGGGCTGCTCTCGGACGCTTTTGGCTACCGCACGGCGTTTCTAGTGACCGCCGCGCTGCTCGCGCTCTCCGGGCTCTTGGTCACCTTCGGGGTGCGCGAAACCTTCGTGCGCCCCCCTAAAAAGGCTAGAAGCGGCGTCCTCCGCGGTTGGGGGCGCATCCTGCGCGCGCCGCAGGTGGGGACGCTCTACAGCCTGAGCTTTCTCAACTGGCTCGGCCGCAACATGCTGACCCCTATCCTGCCGCTCTTTATCGCCACGCTCCCCCTCGCGGCGGGCGGGGCAAACACCACCATCGGCCTTATCGTGGGCGTCGCGGCGGCGACGGGGACGGTAAGCGCCATCTATCTGGGGCGCCTCGGCGACCGGCTCGGGCACCGCTGGATCCTCATCCTCTGCGCCTCGGCGGCGGCGCTGCTCTACCTGCCGCAGAGCCTGGTGACGCAGGTGTGGCAGCTCTTGGTGTTGCAGGCCTTGACGGGCGTCGCGGTCGGCGGGATGACCCCGGCGATCGCGGCGCTTTTGGCCCGCTACACCGAGCCGGGCGCCGAAGGGGTGGTCTACGGGCTCGACAACGCCATCGTCTCGGCCTCGCGCACCGTCGCGCCGCTCTTGGGGGCGGCCGTGGTCGAGCTCGTGCGCGTCGGGGGGCCGCGTTTGGGGTGGGGGCTAAGTTTCGACGACGCCTACCGCAGCATCTTTGTGGTCACCAGCGGCTTTTTCCTCCTCGCGGCGCTTTTGGCGCTCGTGCGGTTGCCGTTAGCAAAGCCGCAGCAACCCGTCCGGGCTAGGGAGTAG
- a CDS encoding response regulator transcription factor, which produces MGFLSCVSQGDRHRGGFSLAAATGLPPALARENSAPLCRGGCDCQWRFREGRLDAGVNIVHCSRLEAATGDKAGLELHASIPLLGRVGPVGVLNLAAPGSERFDPQTLAFLTAVGRQLGTAFARAALLRAREVLGLLAEGLVNKAIAARLGVAEKTVKTHASSVLSKLGWRDRVQAALYARSRRLQPRVPACVTSGGAA; this is translated from the coding sequence GTGGGTTTTTTGTCGTGCGTTTCGCAGGGCGACCGTCACCGCGGGGGCTTTTCGCTGGCCGCCGCCACGGGGCTCCCACCCGCTTTGGCGAGGGAGAACAGCGCCCCGCTCTGCCGCGGCGGTTGCGACTGCCAGTGGCGGTTTCGGGAGGGGCGGCTCGACGCGGGGGTCAACATCGTGCACTGCAGCCGTCTAGAGGCGGCCACGGGGGACAAGGCGGGGCTCGAGCTGCACGCCAGCATCCCGCTCTTGGGCCGCGTAGGGCCGGTCGGCGTCCTCAACCTCGCCGCCCCCGGGAGCGAGCGCTTCGACCCGCAGACGCTCGCCTTCTTGACGGCCGTGGGGCGGCAGCTCGGCACGGCTTTCGCGCGCGCCGCCCTGCTGCGCGCGCGCGAGGTGCTCGGCCTGCTCGCCGAAGGGCTTGTCAACAAAGCCATCGCCGCCCGCCTTGGCGTCGCCGAGAAAACGGTCAAGACGCACGCGAGCAGCGTGCTCAGCAAGTTGGGGTGGCGTGACCGCGTGCAGGCGGCGCTCTACGCGCGGTCGCGGCGCCTACAACCGAGAGTGCCGGCGTGCGTTACCTCAGGAGGCGCCGCATAA
- a CDS encoding VOC family protein — protein MTRLQHLALKASALEAARTFYLEWLELPARCDAASGHLWVTFADGFVLRFDRTHEAVDPTAVRYLGLELGSFGAVTGCTAS, from the coding sequence GTGACTCGGCTTCAGCACCTTGCGCTTAAGGCAAGCGCCTTAGAGGCGGCGCGCACCTTCTACTTGGAGTGGCTCGAGCTTCCGGCACGTTGCGACGCCGCGTCCGGGCACCTGTGGGTAACCTTCGCGGACGGTTTCGTGCTGCGTTTCGACCGCACCCATGAAGCGGTAGACCCTACGGCGGTGCGGTACCTGGGGCTCGAGCTGGGGAGCTTCGGGGCCGTGACCGGATGCACCGCCAGCTGA
- a CDS encoding luciferase family protein: MKSSERIDSAVSRWKGVTAHPHRFGGTAYRLGTRELGYHHGEHLVDIPFPKRVRDGLLASSVTGPARAPSGADRGAAQAHHVLTESGWVSIYLRRPEDVGRAVALLRRAYELATAQAERRAARGGETR, translated from the coding sequence GTGAAAAGCAGCGAACGCATCGACAGCGCCGTGAGCCGTTGGAAAGGGGTCACGGCGCACCCGCACCGCTTCGGTGGCACCGCATACCGCTTGGGTACGCGCGAGCTGGGGTACCACCACGGCGAGCACCTGGTCGACATCCCCTTTCCCAAACGGGTGCGCGATGGGCTTTTGGCGAGCTCGGTTACGGGCCCAGCCCGTGCGCCCAGTGGCGCTGACCGTGGGGCAGCGCAGGCGCACCACGTGCTGACTGAAAGTGGGTGGGTAAGCATCTATCTGCGTAGGCCGGAAGACGTCGGGCGAGCGGTCGCCTTGCTGCGCCGCGCCTATGAGCTGGCGACCGCGCAGGCCGAGCGGCGAGCCGCGCGTGGAGGAGAGACGAGGTGA
- a CDS encoding S-adenosylmethionine:tRNA ribosyltransferase-isomerase produces MSLTLSDLTFERPEHLQATEPPEQRGVPRDAVRLLVSTPEGHHGSCFANLANFLEPGDLLVVNRSATLPASLPAEGGFGSFVLNLATRYGRGPNAETWLAEPRWSFAEPGPLPLALGDVVTAGGLRATLVHPYPGLPRLWFVRFDGDVGAAMQRLGAPIRYGYVARAYPLATYQTLFADAPGSAEMPSAARPFSKRVLRCLAARGVGVARITLHTGVSSLEVTEYKAARHPLPPEPFEVPPETADAVRETKAAGGRVIAVGTTVVRALESAWDGTMKPARGFTRLYLHPGRAVNVVDGLLTGFHDPKASHLAMLYAVAGQALVRGAYAEAVREGYLWHEFGDSHLILPRSGEHPSMLRPSEGPA; encoded by the coding sequence ATGAGCCTCACCTTAAGCGACCTTACCTTTGAGCGCCCGGAGCACCTCCAGGCGACCGAACCGCCGGAGCAAAGGGGGGTCCCCCGGGACGCCGTGCGCCTTCTCGTCAGCACCCCCGAGGGGCATCACGGCAGCTGCTTCGCCAACCTCGCCAACTTCTTGGAGCCGGGCGACCTGCTGGTCGTCAACCGTAGCGCCACCTTGCCCGCGAGCCTCCCCGCGGAAGGGGGCTTCGGCTCCTTCGTGCTGAACCTCGCGACGCGCTATGGCCGCGGTCCAAACGCTGAGACGTGGCTCGCCGAACCGCGCTGGAGCTTCGCCGAACCTGGACCGCTGCCGCTGGCGCTAGGGGACGTGGTGACGGCCGGCGGGCTCCGCGCTACCCTCGTGCACCCCTATCCCGGTCTGCCTAGGCTCTGGTTCGTGCGCTTCGACGGGGACGTAGGGGCGGCGATGCAGCGCCTCGGCGCCCCCATCCGCTACGGCTACGTGGCGAGGGCGTACCCGCTCGCCACCTATCAGACCCTCTTCGCCGACGCCCCCGGCAGCGCCGAGATGCCCTCGGCCGCGCGGCCCTTCTCCAAGCGGGTGCTGCGCTGCTTGGCGGCCAGAGGGGTCGGGGTGGCGCGCATCACGCTGCACACGGGCGTAAGCAGCCTCGAGGTCACCGAGTATAAGGCTGCTCGGCACCCGCTGCCCCCCGAACCCTTCGAGGTGCCCCCGGAGACCGCCGACGCCGTGCGTGAAACGAAGGCGGCGGGGGGGCGGGTGATCGCCGTGGGTACGACCGTGGTGAGGGCTTTGGAGTCGGCCTGGGACGGCACGATGAAGCCCGCGCGGGGCTTTACGCGCCTCTACCTCCATCCGGGTCGCGCCGTAAACGTTGTGGATGGGCTTCTGACCGGCTTTCACGACCCTAAAGCGAGCCACCTCGCCATGCTCTACGCCGTTGCGGGTCAGGCGCTGGTGCGGGGTGCCTACGCCGAAGCGGTGCGGGAGGGGTACTTGTGGCACGAGTTCGGCGACAGCCACCTGATCCTGCCCCGCTCAGGCGAGCACCCGTCCATGTTGCGTCCATCGGAGGGGCCAGCGTGA
- a CDS encoding SDR family oxidoreductase, translating to MLEYFLARLHVDELRREAQGARGGVRATAPLSRRTCASELHVQPTRQRRRDRMTPMNNVTTGSGIASHQAATQTALVTGASRGLGATLAEFLAAQGYALVLTARGPEALAEVAAHVRRHGHPVTAIPGDVNDPRHRRALVGAAHGGLNLLINNASDLGPSPLPELAHYPLEALEAVFKTNVCAPLGLIQEALPRLMRGGLIINLSSDAAVGGYPGWGGYGAAKAALDLLTRTLAAELRGRGVGAVSVDPGDMRTQMHERAFPGEDISGRPLPEVTLPFWAWLLGQDPLSVSGERFLAQGDTWTLRLPAQPGRPEALTSRLPASPGRPEALTSRLPASPGRPEALTSPERAQKALREAV from the coding sequence ATGCTCGAGTACTTTCTCGCCCGCCTCCACGTTGACGAGCTGCGCAGGGAAGCGCAGGGGGCCCGCGGGGGTGTGCGCGCTACCGCCCCTCTGTCGCGCAGAACCTGTGCGTCAGAGCTACACGTCCAACCTACACGTCAAAGGAGACGAGACCGCATGACCCCTATGAACAATGTAACTACTGGCTCAGGGATAGCGTCCCACCAGGCGGCGACCCAAACTGCCCTCGTCACCGGCGCTAGCCGCGGTTTGGGGGCGACTTTGGCCGAGTTTCTGGCCGCGCAGGGTTACGCGCTCGTCCTGACCGCGCGCGGCCCCGAAGCTTTAGCGGAGGTCGCCGCGCACGTACGGCGCCACGGCCATCCCGTCACCGCCATCCCCGGCGATGTGAACGACCCACGTCACCGCCGCGCCCTGGTGGGGGCGGCGCACGGCGGTCTAAACCTGCTCATCAACAACGCCTCCGACTTGGGCCCCAGTCCGCTGCCGGAGCTGGCGCACTACCCTTTGGAGGCGTTGGAGGCGGTTTTCAAGACGAACGTGTGTGCGCCCCTAGGGCTCATTCAGGAGGCGCTGCCGCGGCTTATGCGGGGTGGCCTCATCATCAACCTTTCGTCGGACGCGGCCGTGGGCGGTTATCCGGGGTGGGGCGGCTACGGCGCTGCGAAAGCGGCGTTGGACCTGCTGACCCGCACGCTCGCGGCGGAGCTGCGAGGCAGGGGCGTGGGCGCGGTGAGCGTCGACCCCGGCGACATGCGCACGCAGATGCACGAGCGCGCCTTTCCCGGCGAGGACATTTCGGGCCGTCCGCTCCCCGAGGTGACGCTGCCCTTTTGGGCGTGGCTCTTAGGGCAGGACCCGCTTTCGGTCTCCGGCGAACGCTTTCTGGCGCAGGGGGACACCTGGACGCTTAGGTTGCCGGCCCAGCCGGGGCGCCCGGAGGCGCTGACCTCAAGGTTACCGGCATCGCCGGGGCGCCCGGAGGCGCTGACCTCAAGGTTACCGGCATCGCCGGGGCGCCCGGAGGCGCTGACCTCGCCGGAGCGCGCCCAGAAAGCCCTTCGGGAGGCCGTATGA